The following is a genomic window from Novipirellula aureliae.
TTTCTATGATTTCCTGGGTATTCACATCCGAATTCGACTCTTGTTTCAAAATGGAGGTAACGTTTTCGCCATCCTGAAACGCTTGCTGCAATTTTTGTGGGTGCATAAAGTACTCCTTCACCTTCGTTAATGTTCGGATGATTGATGTGTGGGAACGGTTTTGCTAACACCACCGTTTACGATGAACATGGTGTCAGCTCAGCAACTCTAGCTGGAGAGCGGTCCCTGCCGCGATGTCTTGCCTCGCAGTCCGGCCAACGACTTCCGATAGCCTCTTTGGAGGCAAACCGTATCCAGGGCGGATACTCCGGACGTTCTTTTCCGTGAACATGTCACCCTTGGCAATATCCTTCACCACGTACAGTGATCGCCGAAAGACCTTGCTGGCTTGCTCTTTCTCGGTCAATTCGTAGTTGACCGTTCCCAAAGCTTGCTCGGTGACACGGACAGCATCGACCATTGCTTTGAATTCATGTGGTTCGAGTGAGAAGGCACTATCCGGGCCTGGGGCTTCACGCGAAAGCGTAAAATGTTTTTCAATGATGCACGCTCCCAACGCCACGGCTGCAACAGGAACTGCGATCCCAAGTGTATGATCCGACAAGCCAGCGGGCACCCCAAAGGCGTCGGCTAGATGGGGAATCGTTTGGAGATTCATCGATTCGGGTAATGCGGGATAGGCGCTAGTGCATTTCAGCAGAGCCAAAGGAACGCCTGCCTTCTTGACGATCTCGACCGCGTCGTGGATCTCTGCGAGTGACCCCATTCCCGTTGACATGATGACCGGGCGACCTTTGGAAGCGACGTACTCAATCAGGGGTAGGTCGACCAGTTCAAAGGAAGCGATTTTATAGGCTGGCGGATTTAGCGTCTCCAGAAAGTCAACCGATGTCTTGTCGAACGGTGTTGAAAAGCAATCCATTCCCAAATCGTTTGCAAGCTGGAATAGCGGCTCGTGCCACTCCCAAGGTGTGTGTGCTTCTTGGTAGAGATCATAAAGTGTTCGTCCCTCCCAAAGCGATCCTGTTCCGACCTTGAAATCGTCGCGATCACAATCGATCGTAAGGGTGTCGGCGGTGTAGGTTTGAAGCTTGACAGCGTCGGCTCCAGAATCTTTCATTGCACGAATCGATTCCATCGCATGATCCAGACTACCACCGTGGTTCGCGGAAAGCTCAGCGATGAGATAGGTTCTTGTTCCTTGAAACCAATGCTTTACACAATCGCTAGTCATTCTTGTTGGCCTTTGGTACGTAAAAGAACTCCGTCCATTCGTCATCGGAACGAGTCACATGGAACCCAACCGATCTCGCAATTCGACAGGATGCAATATTGTTCGTACGAGCAATTGCATGAACGGCAGAACGCATCGTAAGCAGTACGGTTTGTACCATCGAACGACCAATTCCTTGTCCTCTCGCGTCGGGGGCCACGGTCCACGATAATTCTCTTGGCTCACCTTGGTCTAGACGGACGGTTCCGACGGGTTCACCATTGACTTCCGCGATCCATAAGTGATTCTCAGGATCCGATAGATACTTGTTGAGCCACGCTTTGTGTTCGGACTCGGAAATCGAGTGTTGATTCAGACTCGCCTCCCGAGTCTCAATATCATTGCGCCATTCCAAAAGAAGTTTCCAATCGTTCAGCGTCGCCTCACGAAGCAGGAGACTCTTTGCACCGTCGATTTCGTTTCGTTCCCTGTTCACACGGCGAAGTTCATCAACAACTCTCGTCGCCCCTTGTCCATCGACGAGAAACTCTGAGTTTTTCCTAGCCCGATCAAGAAATTCGTGGTCTTCGATCAACCTTCTGACTGCATCGCTAACGCTACCAGGAAGGACGTCCGATGTGGACCCCAGATTCACCGCGATCCCTTGATGAGACAGTTCTTGAACCACACCTATTTGGTTATCGGCAAGCACGATCAATATTCGCGGCAACCCATAGCGACACATTTCCCAATTGGTGCTTCCGCCCGCAGCGATTGCGAAATCCGCCCATGCGTACATTTCAGACATTTGTTCCACATGACCGATGAACTCGAACCGAGCATCACCTGAAACCAGTGAGACGAGTGAATCATGTCGATCGTTTAGGGTCCCTGTCAGCACGCGAAATCGGAGCGATCTATCTGACAACTGCCTCAATCCATTTACGACGGTCTCAAGCACGTTGTCAGGATCCGCCGCACCGAGCGTCACAAGAATGCGGTTGTGGTTGTGTTGCTCCTTTTGACGAGGCTCGAAGGAGCGAAACTCACGTCTTAACAGTGCAAAACGGGTTCCAAGCAACAATCGCGTGTTGGGTGACACGTCGGCGTAAAGCGAGCTCGTCGCCCCCAGATTTTGGTTCAGCACGAAGTCCGTACAATACTCGGCAAGGTGTCCATCATCATCGATTGCAAGCGTTGTTCGGCCAAGCTTTGTCAGGGCGGCATGGTAGGCGACACCAAACAGATAGCCATCGATGACAATCGCGGTGACGTCAAGGTCTTTGGCAAGCTTCTGTAATTGCAGAGAGTCGTCGGGAGAGCCAGCAATTGTCTGAGTTCGAACCAGCTCAAATCCCTCGCTCTCGATTCGTTTCCCGAGTGACTCAGAAAGGGTTGCCGACACAAACGTCACGTCTCCACCGGCATCTTGCCAAGCCTGGGCGAGCGCTAAACAGCGCATAACATGCCCCGCACCAATGGTTGCGGAAGCGTCTGCTCGGATTAGCAATCTCATCGACGTTGACTCTCGTCAATTGCTTCGTACATTCTCTCTGCTCGCTGCCAATCCTCGAGCGTGTCGATATCT
Proteins encoded in this region:
- the pseI gene encoding pseudaminic acid synthase, with protein sequence MTSDCVKHWFQGTRTYLIAELSANHGGSLDHAMESIRAMKDSGADAVKLQTYTADTLTIDCDRDDFKVGTGSLWEGRTLYDLYQEAHTPWEWHEPLFQLANDLGMDCFSTPFDKTSVDFLETLNPPAYKIASFELVDLPLIEYVASKGRPVIMSTGMGSLAEIHDAVEIVKKAGVPLALLKCTSAYPALPESMNLQTIPHLADAFGVPAGLSDHTLGIAVPVAAVALGACIIEKHFTLSREAPGPDSAFSLEPHEFKAMVDAVRVTEQALGTVNYELTEKEQASKVFRRSLYVVKDIAKGDMFTEKNVRSIRPGYGLPPKRLSEVVGRTARQDIAAGTALQLELLS
- the pseG gene encoding UDP-2,4-diacetamido-2,4,6-trideoxy-beta-L-altropyranose hydrolase, with the translated sequence MRLLIRADASATIGAGHVMRCLALAQAWQDAGGDVTFVSATLSESLGKRIESEGFELVRTQTIAGSPDDSLQLQKLAKDLDVTAIVIDGYLFGVAYHAALTKLGRTTLAIDDDGHLAEYCTDFVLNQNLGATSSLYADVSPNTRLLLGTRFALLRREFRSFEPRQKEQHNHNRILVTLGAADPDNVLETVVNGLRQLSDRSLRFRVLTGTLNDRHDSLVSLVSGDARFEFIGHVEQMSEMYAWADFAIAAGGSTNWEMCRYGLPRILIVLADNQIGVVQELSHQGIAVNLGSTSDVLPGSVSDAVRRLIEDHEFLDRARKNSEFLVDGQGATRVVDELRRVNRERNEIDGAKSLLLREATLNDWKLLLEWRNDIETREASLNQHSISESEHKAWLNKYLSDPENHLWIAEVNGEPVGTVRLDQGEPRELSWTVAPDARGQGIGRSMVQTVLLTMRSAVHAIARTNNIASCRIARSVGFHVTRSDDEWTEFFYVPKANKND